The DNA sequence ATCACTCGCCACACCTGCTTGGAAATCCAAGGAGGAAGCCTTCCTTGCTCAGTTTGGGACCCATCCCACACATATTACCAGATCCCCCGGCCGAATCAATGTCATCGGGGAACACACCGATTACAATTTGGGCTTGTCCCTTCCAGCTGCCATTGACAAGTGTTTTCACTTTCTCGTCAAGCAGACCGGAGATCAGACCACCTTGTATGCCATCGACATGAAGGAATCTTGGGAGGTCGGGCAACCGCTTTCTGAGGAATCCGGCCATTGGGCGCATTATTTTCAGGCCATGCATCAATTGGCAGAAGAAGCCGGATTGAAGCTGGAACCGATCCAATGTGTATTTGGGGGAGATATTCCTGTGGGAGGTGGCCTGAGTTCCTCTGCCGCGCTCTGTTGCGGGTATCTGATGACGTTGAACGAACTGTTTGGCTGGAACAAAAGCCGGATGGACATCGCGCTCATGGCTCAGCAGGCAGAGCATCGCGTCGGGATCAAATGCGGACTCTTGGACCAGATGGCGGTACTCTTCGGCAAAGCGGGAAGAGCGATTGAGCTCAACTTCAAGGACCTTTCCCACCAGAGCTTCAACCTCAATCTGGATGGATACGCCCTGATGCTGATCGACACCAAAGTGAAGCATTCATTGGTGGACTCTCCCTACAACAAGCGTCGTCAGGCTTGTGAAGACACGGCTGCATTCGTTCGAAAAACTCATCCATCTGTTGATTCGGTTTCCGATATGACCGTGGAGATGCTCGAAGCTGCCAAGGAGGAAATCACCCCAGAAATGTATCGTTGGTCTCGATTTATCCTCAAGGAAAATGCCCGAGTCATAGAAGCCGCAAGTTGCTTTGAACAAGGAGACTTGGTCGGTGCTGGGGCTCGGATGTATGCTACCCATACTGGCTTGTCCAAAGAATATGAAGTGAGCTGTGAAGAACTGGACATCTTGGTGGATCTCGCCAAGGCGGATGGAAGAGTGTTGGGCGCCCGGATGATGGGTGGAGGTTTTGGTGGATGTACCATCAACCTCGTGCAGGAAGATGTCAAAGAAGAAGTAGCTCAATTTATCCTCAACGGATACAAGCAAAAAACCGGCGTCGACGGCGCTGTATATATGATTGCGATCGAGGATGGTGTCACCGTTTCA is a window from the Pontibacter sp. G13 genome containing:
- the galK gene encoding galactokinase, translated to MQSLATPAWKSKEEAFLAQFGTHPTHITRSPGRINVIGEHTDYNLGLSLPAAIDKCFHFLVKQTGDQTTLYAIDMKESWEVGQPLSEESGHWAHYFQAMHQLAEEAGLKLEPIQCVFGGDIPVGGGLSSSAALCCGYLMTLNELFGWNKSRMDIALMAQQAEHRVGIKCGLLDQMAVLFGKAGRAIELNFKDLSHQSFNLNLDGYALMLIDTKVKHSLVDSPYNKRRQACEDTAAFVRKTHPSVDSVSDMTVEMLEAAKEEITPEMYRWSRFILKENARVIEAASCFEQGDLVGAGARMYATHTGLSKEYEVSCEELDILVDLAKADGRVLGARMMGGGFGGCTINLVQEDVKEEVAQFILNGYKQKTGVDGAVYMIAIEDGVTVSPIESLPS